The following are encoded in a window of Mycobacterium decipiens genomic DNA:
- a CDS encoding YoaK family protein translates to MDQPAVSAPAMREIFGREARLSWVLAAVAGLVGAAAFTHSAGYFVTFMTGNSERAILGFFRNERSLSLAAASLLASFVAGVVIASLCRRHLSLAHPHGPTVLTALCLVTAAAVDIGVDGWSTSQVSFLPVLFVALGIGALNTSFVKDGEVATPLSYVTGTLVKLGQGVERHISGGQVADWLGYFILWASFGVGAAVGGCISLVVSGCQMLAVAALVCALTSGYTYFHGDRRAQRQ, encoded by the coding sequence ATGGATCAGCCGGCGGTGTCTGCGCCCGCGATGCGCGAGATTTTCGGCCGTGAGGCGCGATTGTCGTGGGTGCTGGCCGCGGTGGCGGGGTTGGTCGGCGCCGCGGCATTCACCCACTCCGCCGGGTACTTTGTCACCTTCATGACGGGCAATAGCGAACGCGCAATTCTGGGATTTTTCCGAAACGAGCGGTCGCTCTCGCTGGCGGCCGCTTCGTTGTTGGCGTCGTTCGTCGCGGGTGTGGTGATCGCCTCGCTGTGTCGACGGCATCTGTCGCTGGCCCATCCGCACGGTCCGACGGTGCTGACCGCATTGTGTCTGGTGACCGCCGCTGCCGTCGACATCGGCGTGGATGGATGGTCAACAAGCCAAGTCTCCTTCCTGCCAGTCCTGTTTGTTGCCTTGGGAATTGGCGCATTGAACACATCGTTCGTTAAGGACGGCGAGGTAGCCACCCCGCTGAGCTATGTGACGGGCACGCTGGTCAAACTCGGTCAAGGCGTTGAACGACACATCAGCGGCGGACAGGTCGCGGACTGGCTCGGCTATTTCATCTTGTGGGCCAGCTTTGGCGTCGGCGCCGCTGTTGGCGGGTGCATCAGTTTGGTCGTGAGTGGGTGCCAGATGTTGGCGGTCGCTGCCCTGGTATGCGCGCTGACAAGCGGTTACACCTACTTTCATGGCGACCGCCGCGCCCAGCGTCAATAG
- a CDS encoding SDR family oxidoreductase, whose amino-acid sequence MSRTVVIGASSGLGRCIGVGLAQRGDHVALLARRRERIEAAATEAGPSAIAVECDVVDEASCRSAVNDVVETLGGIDNLVYTPAVSPLVRLVDTDAETWRNVFATNVIGAALVTAAAVPHLTASGGKAIYLSSDAGTYGPPWPGLGAYGVSKAALERLVEAWRAEHPDVGFTCLVVGECAGGEGDAQTGMNVGWDRELAMRAYPLWLSRGCMPGRLMPVEDLVDVVHTILRTDAATSMPIVIARGASASTGAVLDTGQR is encoded by the coding sequence ATGTCGAGAACGGTAGTCATCGGAGCCTCGAGTGGGCTGGGGCGCTGCATTGGGGTAGGCCTTGCGCAGCGCGGCGATCACGTCGCGTTGCTGGCCCGGCGCCGGGAACGTATCGAGGCTGCGGCGACGGAAGCCGGGCCGAGCGCGATCGCGGTCGAATGCGATGTTGTCGACGAGGCATCGTGCCGATCGGCCGTCAACGATGTGGTCGAGACCCTAGGTGGCATCGACAACCTCGTCTACACTCCCGCCGTCAGTCCGCTGGTCCGCCTGGTCGATACCGATGCCGAGACGTGGCGGAACGTCTTCGCTACCAACGTCATCGGCGCGGCGCTGGTGACGGCGGCGGCGGTGCCACACCTGACGGCCTCTGGGGGTAAGGCGATTTACCTGTCTTCCGACGCGGGGACGTACGGACCACCGTGGCCCGGCCTCGGCGCGTACGGCGTCAGCAAAGCGGCACTGGAGAGGCTGGTGGAGGCCTGGCGCGCCGAACACCCGGATGTCGGCTTTACCTGCCTCGTTGTTGGGGAGTGCGCGGGCGGCGAGGGCGATGCGCAAACGGGAATGAACGTCGGCTGGGATCGCGAGCTGGCTATGCGGGCGTACCCGCTGTGGTTGTCACGTGGCTGCATGCCGGGCCGGCTGATGCCCGTCGAGGACCTCGTCGACGTGGTGCACACCATCCTGCGTACCGACGCTGCGACGTCGATGCCGATCGTGATTGCCAGAGGTGCGTCCGCGAGCACTGGGGCGGTGCTCGACACCGGTCAGCGCTAG
- a CDS encoding aldo/keto reductase, producing the protein MKYLDVDGIGQVSRIGLGTWQFGSREWGYGDRYASGAARDIVKRARALGVTLFDTAEVYGLGRSERILGEALGDERSEVAVASKILPVAPFPAVIKKRERASARRLRLDRIPLYQIHQPNPVIPDSVIMPGMRDLLDSGDIGAAGVSNYSLARWRKADAALGRPVVSNQVHFSLAHPDALEDLVPFAELENRIVIAYSPLAQGLLGGKYGLDNRPGGVRALNPLFGTENLRRIEPLLQTLRAVAADVDAKPAQVALAWLISLPGVVAIPGASSVEQLEFNVAAADIELSADSRDALTDAARAFRPASTPRFLADMVREKLGAADLHRAR; encoded by the coding sequence ATGAAATATCTGGACGTCGACGGAATCGGACAGGTCAGCCGGATCGGGCTGGGCACTTGGCAGTTCGGCTCGCGCGAGTGGGGTTACGGTGACCGGTACGCCTCCGGTGCCGCCCGTGACATCGTCAAACGAGCGCGGGCTTTGGGGGTGACGCTGTTCGATACCGCCGAGGTGTACGGACTGGGCAGAAGCGAGCGGATTCTCGGCGAGGCACTGGGCGACGAGCGCTCCGAGGTTGCCGTAGCCAGCAAGATCCTCCCAGTCGCACCGTTTCCGGCCGTGATCAAGAAGCGCGAGCGCGCCAGTGCGCGGCGGCTACGGCTGGACCGCATCCCGCTGTATCAGATCCACCAGCCCAACCCGGTCATCCCCGATTCGGTGATCATGCCAGGAATGCGCGACCTGCTCGACAGCGGCGACATCGGTGCCGCCGGTGTTTCCAACTACTCATTGGCGCGATGGAGAAAGGCCGACGCCGCGCTTGGGCGTCCGGTCGTCAGCAACCAGGTGCATTTCTCGCTCGCGCACCCCGATGCGCTCGAAGATCTGGTTCCCTTCGCCGAACTCGAGAACCGCATCGTGATCGCCTACAGCCCGCTGGCACAGGGACTTCTGGGTGGCAAGTACGGCCTGGACAACCGCCCCGGCGGCGTTCGCGCGCTAAACCCGCTGTTCGGCACCGAGAACCTGCGCCGGATCGAGCCGCTGCTGCAGACGTTGCGCGCCGTCGCCGCCGACGTCGACGCCAAGCCCGCACAGGTGGCGCTGGCCTGGCTGATCAGCTTGCCGGGCGTGGTCGCCATTCCCGGAGCGTCCAGCGTCGAACAGCTCGAATTCAACGTCGCCGCCGCCGACATCGAGCTGAGCGCGGATTCCCGCGACGCGCTCACCGACGCGGCCCGTGCGTTCCGGCCGGCATCGACCCCACGCTTCCTCGCCGATATGGTCCGCGAAAAGCTGGGAGCCGCTGACCTACACCGTGCGCGCTAG
- the htpG gene encoding molecular chaperone HtpG, whose translation MNAHVEQLEFQAEARQLLDLMVHSVYSNKDSFLRELISNASDALDKLRIEALRNKDLDPNTIDTSDLHIEIDVDKGARTLTVRDNGIGMTREEVVDLIGTLAKSGTAELRQQLREAKNAAASEELIGQFGIGFYSSFMVADKVELLTRKAGESVATRWESSGEGTYTIESVEGAPQGTSVTLHLKPEDTEDELHDYTGEWVIRNLVKKYSDFIGWPIRMEVERRTPAKEEGGEEVVTKETETLNSMKALWARPKDEVSEEEYKEFYKHIAHAWDDPLEVISMKAEGTFEYQALLFVPSHAPFDLFNRDAHVGVQLYVKRVFIMADCDQLMPEYLRFIKGVVDAQDMSLNVSREMLQQDRQITAIRRRLTKKVLSTIKDLQSSRPEDYRTFWTQFGRVVKEGLLSDFDNRETLLGISSFVSTHSDEEPTTLAEYVERMKDGQNQIFYATGETRQQLLKSPHLEAFKAKGYEVLLLTDPVDEVWVGTVTEFDGKPLQSVAKGEVDLDSEQDQSEAEREEQQKEFADLLGWLKETLSDHVKEVRLSARLTQSPACLITDAFGITPALARIYRASGQEVPVGKRILELNPNHPLVTGLRQAHQDCPDDAQKSQLAETAELLYGTALLAEGGALEDPARFAELLADRLARTV comes from the coding sequence ATGAACGCGCATGTCGAGCAGTTGGAGTTTCAGGCAGAGGCTCGGCAACTGCTGGATCTGATGGTCCATTCGGTCTACTCCAACAAGGACTCGTTTCTGCGGGAGTTGATCTCCAATGCCTCCGATGCGCTGGACAAGCTTCGGATTGAAGCACTCCGGAACAAGGACCTGGACCCGAACACCATTGACACCTCCGATCTGCACATTGAGATCGACGTAGACAAGGGTGCAAGGACTCTTACCGTTCGTGACAACGGCATCGGTATGACGCGCGAGGAGGTGGTGGATCTGATCGGCACCCTGGCCAAGTCGGGCACCGCCGAGCTGCGTCAGCAGCTGCGGGAGGCCAAGAACGCGGCCGCCTCCGAGGAACTGATCGGTCAGTTCGGCATTGGCTTCTACTCGTCGTTCATGGTCGCCGACAAGGTTGAGCTGCTGACGCGCAAGGCAGGCGAGAGCGTGGCCACCAGGTGGGAATCCAGCGGTGAGGGCACCTACACCATTGAATCCGTCGAGGGCGCCCCGCAGGGAACGTCGGTCACCCTGCACCTCAAGCCCGAGGACACCGAAGACGAGCTGCACGACTACACCGGGGAGTGGGTGATCAGAAACCTGGTGAAGAAGTATTCCGACTTCATTGGCTGGCCCATCCGGATGGAGGTTGAACGACGGACCCCTGCCAAAGAAGAGGGCGGCGAGGAGGTCGTCACAAAGGAAACCGAGACCCTCAACTCGATGAAGGCGCTGTGGGCCAGGCCTAAAGACGAGGTGTCCGAGGAGGAGTACAAGGAGTTCTACAAGCACATCGCGCACGCTTGGGACGACCCGCTCGAGGTCATCTCGATGAAGGCCGAGGGCACCTTCGAGTACCAGGCCCTGCTGTTCGTCCCGTCCCACGCCCCGTTCGACCTGTTCAACCGCGACGCCCATGTCGGGGTCCAGCTGTACGTCAAGCGCGTGTTCATCATGGCCGACTGCGACCAGCTCATGCCCGAGTACCTGCGGTTCATCAAGGGTGTGGTCGACGCACAGGACATGTCGCTCAACGTTTCGCGCGAAATGCTGCAGCAGGATCGGCAAATCACCGCGATCCGTCGTCGTCTGACTAAGAAGGTCCTGTCCACGATCAAGGATCTACAATCCAGCCGGCCAGAGGACTACCGCACGTTCTGGACCCAGTTCGGCAGGGTCGTTAAGGAGGGCCTGCTGTCGGATTTCGACAACCGGGAGACCCTGCTGGGCATTTCCTCGTTCGTCTCCACGCACAGCGATGAGGAACCCACCACGCTGGCCGAATACGTCGAGCGCATGAAGGACGGTCAGAACCAGATCTTCTACGCCACCGGCGAGACGCGCCAGCAATTGCTGAAGTCACCGCACCTGGAGGCGTTCAAGGCCAAGGGCTACGAGGTTCTGCTGCTCACCGACCCGGTCGACGAGGTCTGGGTGGGAACGGTGACCGAGTTCGACGGCAAGCCGCTGCAGTCGGTGGCCAAGGGTGAGGTGGACCTGGACTCCGAACAGGACCAAAGTGAGGCCGAGCGCGAGGAGCAGCAGAAGGAATTCGCCGACCTGCTGGGCTGGTTGAAGGAGACCCTGAGCGACCACGTCAAGGAAGTGCGGTTGTCCGCCCGCCTGACCCAGTCGCCGGCCTGCCTGATCACCGACGCCTTCGGCATCACCCCGGCGCTGGCGCGGATCTACCGGGCGTCGGGGCAGGAGGTTCCGGTCGGGAAACGGATCCTGGAACTCAACCCGAACCATCCGCTCGTCACCGGCCTGCGCCAAGCGCACCAGGATTGCCCTGACGATGCCCAAAAATCCCAACTCGCCGAGACCGCCGAATTACTTTACGGCACAGCACTTCTTGCGGAAGGCGGCGCACTCGAAGATCCGGCACGGTTCGCCGAGCTGCTCGCCGACCGGCTAGCGCGCACGGTGTAG
- a CDS encoding cutinase family protein, producing the protein MTDLLSRRFLTAGAGLVLLTAVLLTAPVVIPAGYPGAVAPATAACPDAEVVFARGRFESPGIGTVGNAFLSALRSKVNKNIGVYAVKYPADNQIDVGANDMSAHIQSMANSCPNTRLVPGGYSLGAAVTDVVLAVPTQMWGFTNPLPAGSDQHIAAVALFGNGSQWVGPITNFSPLYNDRTIELCHGDDPICHPADPNTWEANWPQHLAGAYVSSGMVNQAADFVAGRLQ; encoded by the coding sequence GTGACTGATTTACTGAGCCGCCGATTTCTGACCGCGGGCGCCGGGTTAGTCCTGCTGACCGCGGTGCTGTTGACCGCCCCTGTGGTAATTCCCGCCGGCTACCCCGGGGCTGTTGCGCCGGCCACCGCGGCCTGCCCCGACGCCGAAGTGGTGTTCGCCCGTGGCCGCTTCGAATCGCCCGGGATTGGCACGGTCGGCAACGCGTTCCTCAGCGCGCTACGCTCGAAGGTCAATAAGAACATCGGCGTCTACGCGGTAAAATACCCCGCCGACAATCAAATAGACGTGGGCGCCAACGACATGAGCGCCCATATCCAAAGCATGGCCAACAGCTGCCCGAACACCCGCCTGGTGCCTGGCGGCTACTCGCTCGGCGCGGCCGTCACCGACGTGGTGCTCGCGGTCCCCACTCAGATGTGGGGCTTCACCAATCCCCTACCGGCGGGCAGCGACCAGCACATCGCCGCCGTCGCGCTGTTCGGTAACGGCAGTCAATGGGTTGGCCCCATTACGAACTTCAGCCCGCTTTACAACGATCGGACCATCGAGTTGTGTCATGGTGACGACCCCATCTGTCACCCGGCCGATCCCAACACCTGGGAGGCCAACTGGCCGCAGCACCTCGCCGGCGCCTACGTCTCGTCGGGAATGGTCAACCAGGCTGCTGACTTCGTCGCCGGAAGGCTGCAGTAA
- a CDS encoding DUF1918 domain-containing protein encodes MQAKVGDYLVVKGTTTERHDQHAEIIEVRTADGSPPYVVRWLVNGHETTVYPGSDAVVVTAAEHAEAEKRAAARAGHANR; translated from the coding sequence ATGCAAGCGAAAGTCGGCGACTACCTCGTGGTGAAGGGCACAACCACGGAACGGCATGATCAACATGCTGAGATCATCGAGGTGCGCACCGCAGACGGCTCGCCGCCATATGTGGTGCGTTGGCTGGTAAACGGGCACGAGACGACGGTGTACCCCGGGTCTGACGCGGTCGTCGTCACCGCCGCCGAGCACGCGGAGGCCGAAAAGCGCGCTGCCGCGCGGGCCGGGCACGCCAACCGCTGA
- a CDS encoding amidohydrolase family protein → MTQTEPRVPVIDMWAPFVPSAEVVEDLLAGFPAELLPYFEVFTKTPISAEQFSDYAASLRRTDDQILDSLDDAGITRSLITGFDEKSTCGVTFVNNAPVAALAARYPDRFIPFAGADVMAGARALDEFERWIVEHGFWGLSLRPFMIGRPATDPAYFPFYAKCVELGVPLSIHTSANWTRTRPSDLGHPRHIDEVACRFPELTILMSHGGYPWVLEACLIAWKHTNVYLELAAHRPKYFASSGAGWEPLMRFGQTTIRNKIIYGTGGFLINRPHRQLCDEMRALPVHRDVLQDWLWRNATNLLGLDT, encoded by the coding sequence ATGACCCAGACCGAACCTCGGGTGCCCGTGATCGACATGTGGGCACCGTTCGTTCCGTCTGCTGAGGTCGTTGAGGATCTCCTGGCCGGGTTTCCCGCCGAGCTGCTGCCGTATTTCGAGGTTTTCACCAAGACGCCGATCAGCGCTGAGCAGTTCAGCGATTACGCAGCGTCCCTGCGCAGGACCGACGACCAAATCCTGGACTCCCTTGACGACGCCGGAATCACCCGCAGTTTGATCACGGGATTCGATGAAAAGTCGACGTGCGGTGTCACCTTCGTCAACAACGCCCCGGTGGCCGCACTGGCGGCCCGCTATCCCGACCGGTTCATACCCTTTGCCGGCGCAGACGTCATGGCCGGCGCCCGAGCGCTCGACGAGTTCGAACGCTGGATAGTTGAGCACGGCTTCTGGGGTCTGAGCTTGCGTCCGTTCATGATTGGACGGCCAGCCACCGATCCCGCCTACTTTCCCTTCTACGCCAAATGCGTGGAGCTCGGTGTTCCCCTTTCCATCCACACCTCTGCCAACTGGACCCGGACACGGCCAAGCGATCTCGGCCACCCCCGCCATATCGATGAGGTGGCCTGTCGCTTTCCCGAGCTGACTATCCTGATGAGCCACGGCGGCTACCCGTGGGTGCTTGAGGCATGCCTAATCGCTTGGAAACACACGAACGTCTATCTCGAATTGGCCGCGCACCGCCCCAAATACTTTGCTTCGTCCGGCGCTGGGTGGGAGCCGCTGATGCGTTTCGGTCAGACGACAATCCGCAACAAGATCATCTACGGCACCGGCGGATTCCTCATCAACCGCCCTCACCGGCAACTGTGTGACGAGATGCGCGCCTTGCCGGTCCATCGCGACGTTCTGCAGGATTGGCTGTGGCGAAACGCCACCAATCTGCTGGGGCTCGACACGTAA